Proteins encoded in a region of the Marmota flaviventris isolate mMarFla1 chromosome 3, mMarFla1.hap1, whole genome shotgun sequence genome:
- the Krr1 gene encoding KRR1 small subunit processome component homolog, with the protein MASSLPIGPVPVAGKSEFRNQKSKPESKDESELLTVPDGWKEPAFSKEDNPRGLLEESSFATLFPKYREAYLKECWPLVQKALNEHHVKATLDLIEGSMTVCTTKKTFDPYIIIRARDLIKLLARSVSFEQAVRILQDDIACDIIKIGSLVRNKERFVKRRQRLIGPKGSTLKALELLTNCYIMVQGNTVSAIGPFSGLKEVRKVVLDTMKNIHPIYNIKTLMIKRELAKDSELRSQSWERFLPHFKHKNVNKRKEPKKKTVKKAYTPFPPPQPESQIDKELASGEYFLKANQKKRQKMEAIKAKQAEALSKRQEERNKAFIPPKEKTVVKPKEASTETKIDVAAIKEKVKKAKNKKLGALTAEEVKLKVEADEKKKKKKK; encoded by the exons ATGGCGTCTTCTTTGCCGATCGGTCCCGTTCCAGTAGCTGGGAAAAGTGAATTTCGCAACCAGAAGTCAAAGCCGGAGAGCAAAG ATGAATCGGAGCTCCTCACTGTTCCTGATGGTTGGAAGGAGCCAGCTTTTTCTAAAGAGGACAATCCCAGGGGACTCTTGGAAGAGAGCAGTTTTGCAACTTTGTTTCCCAAATATAGAGAGGCTTACTTGAAAGAGTGTTGGCCTTTGGTGCAGAAAGCCTTGAATGAACAT CATGTTAAAGCAACCCTGGACCTGATCGAGGGCAGTATGACTGTTTGTACTACAAAGAAGACTTTTGACCCATATATCATCATTAGGGCCAGAGACCTAATAAAACTGTTGGCAAGGAGTGTTTCATTTGAACAG gcAGTACGAATTCTTCAGGATGATATCGCGTGTGATATCATTAAAATAGGTTCCTTAGtaagaaataaggaaagattTGTAAAAAGAAGACAACGGCTTATTGGTCCAAAAGGATCTACATTAAAG GCATTGGAACTCCTAACAAACTGTTACATTATGGTTCAGGGAAATACAGTTTCAGCCATTGGACCTTTTAGTGGCTTAAAAGAG GTTCGAAAAGTAGTTCTAGATACTATGAAGAATATTCATCCCATTTATAACATTAAA ACCTTAATGATTAAACGGGAATTGGCAAAAGATTCTGAATTACGATCACAAAGTTGGGAAAGATTCTTGCCACACTTCAAACACAAAAATGTGAATAAGCGCAAGGAACCAAAGAAGAAAACTGTTAAGAAAGCATACACGCCATTTCCACCACCACAGCCAGAAAGTCAG ATTGATAAAGAATTGGCTAGTGGTGAATACTTTTTGAAAGCGAATCAAAAGAAGCGACAAAAAATGGAAGCAATCAAG GCTAAACAAGCAGAAGCTCTCAGTAAGAGAcaagaggaaagaaacaaagcATTTATTCCACCTAAAGAAAAAACAGTTGTGAAACCTAAGGAAG catCTACTGAAActaaaattgatgtggctgccaTCAAGGAGAAGGTTAAGAAAGCAAAGAACAAGAAACTGGGAGCTCTTACAGCTGAAGAAGTTAAGCTTAAGGTGGAAgcagatgaaaagaaaaagaagaaaaaaaagtaa